The following are encoded in a window of Oncorhynchus keta strain PuntledgeMale-10-30-2019 chromosome 10, Oket_V2, whole genome shotgun sequence genomic DNA:
- the LOC127932484 gene encoding uncharacterized protein LOC127932484 isoform X41, giving the protein MAAEVQSDSFLSSLVVLKWTHEAQSDSFLSSLVVLKWTHEVQSDSFLSSLVVLKWTHEAQSNSFLSSLVVLKWTHEAQSDSFLSSLVVLKWTHEVQSDSFLSSLVVLKWTHEAQSNSFLSSLVVLKWTHEAQSDSFLSSLVVLKWTHEVQSDSFLSSLVVLKWTHEAQSNSFLSSLVVLKWTHEVQSDSFLSSLVVLKWTHEAQSDSFLSSLVVLKWTHKAQSDSFLSSLVVLKWTHKAQSDSFLN; this is encoded by the exons ATGGCAGCAGAG GTCCAGAGTGACAGTTTCCTCAGTTCACTAGTGGTTCTGAAGTGGACTCACGAGGCCCAGAGTGACAGTTTCCTCAGTTCACTAGTGGTTCTGAAGTGGACTCACGAGGTCCAGAGTGACAGTTTCCTCAGTTCACTAGTGGTTCTGAAGTGGACTCACGAGGCCCAGAGTAACAGTTTCCTCAGTTCACTAGTGGTTCTGAAGTGGACTCACGAG GCCCAGAGTGACAGTTTCCTCAGTTCACTAGTGGTTCTGAAGTGGACTCACGAGGTCCAGAGTGACAGTTTCCTCAGTTCACTAGTGGTTCTGAAGTGGACTCACGAGGCCCAGAGTAACAGTTTCCTCAGTTCACTAGTGGTTCTGAAGTGGACTCACGAG GCCCAGAGTGACAGTTTCCTCAGTTCACTAGTGGTTCTGAAGTGGACTCACGAGGTCCAGAGTGACAGTTTCCTCAGTTCACTAGTGGTTCTGAAGTGGACTCACGAGGCCCAGAGTAACAGTTTCCTCAGTTCACTAGTGGTTCTGAAGTGGACTCACGAG GTCCAGAGTGACAGTTTCCTCAGTTCACTAGTGGTTCTGAAGTGGACTCACGAGGCCCAGAGTGACAGTTTCCTCAGTTCACTAGTGGTTCTGAAGTGGACTCACAAG GCCCAGAGTGACAGTTTCCTCAGTTCACTAGTGGTTCTGAAGTGGACTCACAAGGCCCAGAGTGACAGTTTCCTCAACTAA